Proteins from a single region of Azospira inquinata:
- a CDS encoding GspE/PulE family protein gives MPEVLMDHRLTLTEVLKLLVADHWVSSSEAKALSAERKLYRGDAHPLVVIGEQQWKSLQPPHAVLTTEVLTEWLADKADLEYLHIDPLKIDFSSVTDVMSSAYAGRFKILPVGVTASEVVVATAEPFMREWEKEMQPILRKDIRRVVANPVDIARYLVEFYNLARSVKKANRSGGEKSGLSSFEQLVELGRGNRQFDANDQHIVHIVDWLWQYAFEQRASDIHLEPRRDVGIVRFRIDGVLHQVYQIPMAVLTAMTSRIKLLGRMDVIEKRRPQDGRVKTRMPDGQEVELRLSTLPTAFGEKLVMRIFDPEVLVRDFSELGFSDEDRLRWRQMTGHPNGIILVTGPTGSGKTTTLYSTLKALATPEVNVCTIEDPIEMVEPAFNQMQVQHAIDLGFADGVRALMRQDPDIIMVGEIRDLETADMAIQAALTGHLVLSTLHTNDAPSAITRLLDLGLPPYLINATLLGVMAQRLVRTLCPHCKQSVPMSETDVATWNALVSPWKSRRPAHIHQPVGCLECRMTGYMGRVGLYELLPLTPELKHLIHPDADVAKIRDQAYRQGMKPLRISGAMKVAAGITTLEEVVKVAPPAVQPE, from the coding sequence ATGCCCGAAGTCCTGATGGATCACCGCCTGACCTTGACCGAAGTGCTGAAATTGCTGGTGGCGGACCATTGGGTGTCCAGTTCGGAGGCCAAGGCTCTGTCGGCGGAGCGCAAGCTCTATCGGGGAGATGCCCATCCCCTGGTGGTGATCGGGGAGCAGCAGTGGAAAAGCCTCCAGCCCCCCCATGCGGTGCTGACCACGGAGGTGCTCACCGAGTGGCTGGCGGACAAGGCGGATCTGGAATATCTGCACATTGATCCCCTGAAAATCGACTTTTCCTCCGTCACCGATGTGATGTCCAGCGCCTACGCCGGGCGCTTCAAGATTCTGCCCGTGGGGGTGACGGCCAGCGAAGTGGTGGTGGCCACCGCCGAACCCTTCATGCGGGAATGGGAAAAGGAAATGCAGCCCATCCTGCGCAAGGATATTCGCCGGGTGGTGGCCAATCCGGTGGATATCGCCCGCTATCTGGTGGAGTTTTACAACCTGGCCCGGTCGGTGAAAAAGGCCAACCGGTCCGGCGGGGAAAAATCCGGCCTGTCTTCCTTTGAGCAACTGGTGGAACTGGGCCGGGGCAACCGCCAGTTCGATGCCAACGACCAGCACATCGTCCATATTGTGGATTGGCTCTGGCAGTACGCCTTCGAGCAACGGGCCTCGGATATCCACCTGGAGCCCCGGCGGGACGTGGGCATTGTGCGCTTCCGCATCGACGGGGTGCTGCATCAGGTGTACCAGATTCCCATGGCGGTGCTCACCGCCATGACCAGCCGCATCAAGCTCCTGGGGCGCATGGACGTGATCGAAAAGCGCCGTCCCCAGGACGGCCGGGTAAAGACCCGGATGCCCGACGGCCAGGAGGTAGAACTGCGCCTTTCTACCCTGCCCACGGCCTTTGGGGAAAAGCTGGTGATGCGGATTTTCGATCCGGAAGTGCTGGTGCGGGATTTTTCCGAACTGGGTTTTTCCGACGAGGACCGGCTGCGTTGGCGCCAGATGACCGGCCACCCCAACGGCATTATCCTAGTCACCGGCCCCACGGGGTCGGGGAAGACCACCACCCTTTATTCCACCCTGAAGGCCCTGGCTACCCCGGAGGTGAATGTCTGCACCATCGAGGACCCCATCGAAATGGTGGAGCCCGCCTTTAACCAGATGCAGGTGCAGCACGCCATTGACCTGGGCTTTGCCGACGGGGTGCGGGCCCTGATGCGCCAGGACCCGGACATCATCATGGTGGGGGAAATCCGGGATCTGGAAACGGCGGACATGGCCATCCAGGCGGCTCTGACGGGCCACCTGGTGCTCTCCACCCTGCACACCAACGATGCCCCTTCCGCCATTACCCGGCTGCTGGACCTGGGCCTGCCCCCCTATCTGATCAACGCCACCCTGCTGGGGGTCATGGCCCAGCGCTTGGTGCGTACCCTTTGCCCCCATTGCAAACAGTCCGTGCCCATGAGCGAAACGGACGTGGCCACCTGGAATGCCCTGGTGTCCCCCTGGAAATCCCGTCGTCCGGCTCACATCCACCAGCCTGTGGGCTGTCTGGAATGCCGCATGACCGGCTACATGGGCCGGGTGGGGCTCTATGAACTGCTGCCCCTGACCCCGGAACTCAAGCATCTGATCCATCCCGATGCGGATGTGGCCAAAATCCGGGATCAGGCTTACCGCCAGGGCATGAAGCCCCTGCGGATTTCCGGGGCCATGAAGGTGGCGGCGGGCATTACCACCCTGGAAGAGGTGGTGAAGGTGGCGCCCCCCGCCGTTCAGCCCGAATAG
- a CDS encoding oxygen-binding di-iron domain-containing protein: MAVELYNDGKHVCLAFYDLIDDDQDNVVQSNQFLIADNGHGALIDPGGNMTYSGLLMGMQKYFSSRDLDLLLASHADPDIIASVNKWFVASHCKVMISNLWIRFVPHFTTGRDISGRVIGIPDRGAEIPLGNCKLQALPAHFLHAEGNFQFYDPVSKILFSGDLGTSIVTQKEALEPVTDFDAHLLKMQGFHHRYIVSNKICRYWAAMVRPLDIEMIVPQHGCRFEGKEMVKRFIDWVEGLECGVDLMNQSDYSLPGLL, encoded by the coding sequence ATGGCTGTTGAGCTTTACAACGACGGCAAGCACGTCTGCCTTGCCTTCTACGACCTGATCGACGACGACCAGGACAATGTGGTCCAGTCCAACCAGTTCCTCATTGCGGACAATGGCCACGGCGCCCTGATCGACCCGGGCGGCAATATGACCTATTCCGGGCTGCTCATGGGCATGCAGAAATATTTCTCCTCCCGGGATCTGGACCTGCTCCTGGCCTCCCATGCGGACCCGGACATTATCGCTTCGGTGAATAAGTGGTTCGTGGCCTCCCACTGCAAGGTCATGATTTCCAATCTATGGATTCGTTTCGTCCCCCACTTCACCACGGGCCGGGACATTAGCGGCCGGGTCATCGGCATTCCGGACCGGGGCGCAGAAATTCCCCTGGGCAACTGTAAGCTGCAAGCCCTGCCGGCCCACTTCCTCCACGCCGAAGGTAATTTCCAGTTCTACGATCCGGTCTCCAAGATTCTCTTTTCCGGGGATCTGGGCACCTCCATCGTGACCCAGAAGGAAGCCCTGGAACCGGTGACGGACTTCGACGCCCATCTGCTCAAGATGCAGGGTTTCCATCACCGCTACATCGTTTCCAACAAAATCTGCCGTTACTGGGCGGCCATGGTCCGGCCCCTGGACATTGAAATGATCGTGCCCCAGCACGGCTGCCGTTTTGAAGGCAAGGAAATGGTCAAACGCTTCATCGACTGGGTGGAAGGCCTGGAGTGCGGGGTGGATCTGATGAACCAGTCCGATTATTCTCTGCCCGGCCTGCTCTGA